A genome region from Nocardiopsis exhalans includes the following:
- a CDS encoding potassium-transporting ATPase subunit F encodes MSWDEALTLAVALPLALYLLATLLFPERF; translated from the coding sequence ATGAGTTGGGACGAGGCCCTCACCCTGGCCGTGGCCCTTCCCCTGGCCCTCTACCTGCTGGCCACCCTGCTCTTCCCGGAGAGGTTCTGA
- the kdpA gene encoding potassium-transporting ATPase subunit KdpA: protein MSATAWAQFALLIAVLLATAPLLGRYMAKVYGYGEGVRAPGDRFFLPVEKLVYRICRIDPEKEQHWTRYALSLLAFSAVGFLALYALLRAQGALPLNPLGLPGLDPNVAFNVAVSFMTNTNWQAYGGESTMSHLSQMSGLTVQNFVSAAAGMGVMAALIRGLARRGARTVGNFWVDLTRGVLRVLLPLSLLVSFVLVSQGVIQNFNGHTPAATLEGGAQAIPGGPAASQVAIKQLGTNGGGFFDMNSAHPFENATVLSNFVQTWAILVIPFALAFAFGHMVRDRRQGWAVFGIMFTVWAAFSLIVMGAEGAGNPRLEAMGVDQSVTAEQSGGYMEGKETRFGPAASGLWAASTTGTSNGSVNAMHDSLTPLGGGATMLHMMFGELSPGGVGVGLNGLLVMTVLTVFIAGLMIGRTPEYLGKKITSTEITLVMLYVLAMPVVLLGFAAATAVNSAALASLGNQGPHGLSEILYGYASTANNNGSAFAGLDSSTWWYTVTMGIAMLVGRFLLIIPVLALAGSLARKRPVPATVGTLPTHTPLFAGLTVTVVVIVAGLTFLPALSLGPLAEHFTL, encoded by the coding sequence ATGAGTGCGACCGCATGGGCCCAGTTCGCCCTGCTGATCGCGGTGCTGTTGGCCACGGCTCCGCTGCTCGGCCGCTACATGGCCAAGGTCTACGGGTACGGCGAGGGTGTCAGAGCGCCCGGCGACCGGTTCTTCCTCCCGGTGGAGAAACTGGTCTACCGGATCTGTCGGATCGACCCCGAAAAGGAGCAGCACTGGACCAGGTACGCGCTGTCCCTGCTGGCCTTCAGCGCGGTGGGCTTCCTGGCCCTGTACGCGCTGCTGAGGGCCCAGGGGGCGCTGCCGCTCAACCCGCTCGGGCTGCCCGGTCTCGACCCCAACGTGGCGTTCAACGTCGCGGTCAGCTTCATGACCAACACCAACTGGCAGGCCTACGGCGGTGAGTCGACCATGTCGCACCTGAGCCAGATGAGCGGGCTCACGGTGCAGAACTTCGTCTCCGCCGCGGCCGGGATGGGGGTGATGGCCGCTCTCATCCGAGGTCTGGCCCGCCGAGGGGCCCGCACTGTCGGCAACTTCTGGGTGGACCTGACCCGGGGAGTCCTGCGCGTCCTGCTGCCGCTCTCCCTGCTGGTCTCGTTCGTACTGGTGAGCCAGGGGGTGATCCAGAACTTCAACGGGCACACTCCCGCAGCCACCCTGGAGGGAGGGGCCCAGGCGATCCCCGGCGGTCCCGCCGCCAGCCAGGTCGCCATCAAGCAGCTGGGCACCAACGGGGGCGGGTTCTTCGACATGAACTCAGCGCACCCCTTCGAGAACGCCACCGTCCTGAGCAACTTCGTCCAGACGTGGGCGATCCTCGTCATCCCCTTCGCGCTGGCCTTCGCCTTCGGCCACATGGTCCGGGACCGGCGCCAGGGGTGGGCGGTCTTCGGGATCATGTTCACCGTCTGGGCGGCGTTCTCCCTGATCGTCATGGGGGCCGAGGGGGCGGGAAACCCGCGGCTGGAGGCCATGGGGGTGGACCAGTCCGTCACGGCCGAGCAGTCCGGCGGCTACATGGAGGGCAAGGAGACCCGGTTCGGACCGGCGGCCTCCGGCCTGTGGGCCGCCTCCACCACCGGGACGTCCAACGGGTCGGTCAACGCCATGCACGACAGCCTCACCCCGCTCGGCGGCGGAGCGACCATGCTGCACATGATGTTCGGCGAGCTCAGTCCGGGCGGCGTGGGCGTGGGGCTCAACGGCCTCCTGGTGATGACCGTCCTGACGGTCTTCATCGCCGGACTGATGATCGGACGCACCCCGGAGTACCTCGGAAAGAAGATCACCTCCACCGAGATCACCCTGGTCATGCTGTACGTCCTGGCCATGCCGGTGGTCCTGCTGGGGTTCGCGGCGGCCACGGCGGTCAACAGCGCCGCCCTGGCCTCACTCGGCAACCAGGGACCGCACGGACTGTCGGAGATCCTCTACGGCTACGCCTCCACCGCCAACAACAACGGGTCGGCGTTCGCGGGCCTGGACTCCTCGACCTGGTGGTACACGGTCACGATGGGCATCGCCATGCTGGTCGGCCGGTTCCTGCTCATCATCCCCGTCCTGGCGCTCGCCGGGTCGCTGGCCCGAAAACGACCGGTTCCCGCCACGGTCGGAACCCTGCCCACGCACACCCCGCTCTTCGCCGGGCTGACCGTCACCGTGGTCGTGATCGTCGCAGGTCTGACCTTCCTCCCCGCCCTCTCCCTCGGCCCCCTCGCCGAACACTTCACACTGTGA